The genomic segment TTGGCGATTTCCTTGTTCGCGTCCTGACGGATGTTGCGGATCGCGATCTTGGCGCCTTCACCTTCCTTCTGCACCTGCTTGGCCAGCTCCTTGCGGCGCTCTTCGGTCGGCGGCGGCATGTTGATGCGGATCGCGGCGCCCAGCGTGTTCGGGGTGAACTCGTGGTTGTACAGCCCCTTCTCGATTTCCTTGATCATGCTCTTGTCGAAGGGCGTGACCAGCAGCGAGTGGGCATCGGCGTTGGAGATCGAGGCGACCTGGTTCAGCGGGGTGCTGGCATTGCCATAGGCATTCACCGTCACGCGGTCCAGCAGGGCGGGAGTGGCACGCCCGGTGCGGATGGAGGTGAGGGTGTGCTTCAGAGCGTCGATGCTCTTGGCCATGCGCGTCTGCGCGTTGTTCTTGATGTCGTTGAGCATCGCCCGGTCCTGGATGTATCTGGAATCGGGCGATTATAGGCGAATACGGGACGCTGCCGGGCCTGGATCGGCCCGGTTGTCGCCTCGCGCTCAGGCTCAGGCCTGATCGCGGCCCTGGACCAGGGTGCCGATGTTCTCGCCGTTGAGGATCTTCAGCAGCTCGCCCGGCTGGCCCATGTCGAACACGCGCATCGGCAGGTCGCTGTCACGGGCCAGGGCGAACGCGGCGGTATCCATCACTTCCAGGCCGCGGCGGATCACTTCGTCGTAGCTCAGGCTGTCGAAGCGCACCGCGTCGCTGTGCTTGTTCGGGTCCTTGTCGTACACGCCGTCGACCTTGGTGGCCTTCAGCAGCAGGTCGGCGCCGATCTCGATCGCGCGCAGGGCGGCGCCGGAATCGGTGGTGAAGAACGGGCTGCCGACGCCGGCGGCGAAGATCACCAGGCGGCCCTTTTCCAGGTGGCGGATGGCGCGGCGGCGGATGTAGTCCTCGCACACGTCGTTGATCTTGATCGCGCTCATCACGCGGGCCTTGGCGCCCAGCTTCTCCAGGGCGTCCTGCATGGCCAGGGCGTTGATGACCGTGGCCAGCATGCCCATCTGGTCGCCGGTGACCCGGTCCATGCCGCCAGCGGCCAGGCCGGCACCGCGGAAGATGTTGCCGCCGCCGATCACCAGGGCCACTTCGGCACCGGCCTGCTGGGCTTCGATGACCTCGCGGGCCAGGCGGTTGATGATCTTCGGGTCGATGCCGTAGTCCTCATCTCCCATCAGCGCCTCCCCGGACAGTTTCAGAAGGATGCGGCGATAGGCGAGCTTGGACATGGGGACCTCGGGTGCGTGGAAATCGCGGGCGATTCTACGCGCATGCAGCGTCCTGCCAAAGTGTTTTGTGCACTGCGGCGCAAAATTCCGGCGTTTGCCCCGGCCAGCCGGGGCTCCCCGTTCAGCCCAGCTCGGCGCCAGCGGTCGCCGACAGCTCGTCGTGGCCAAGAGCGCCAGGGGAGCGGGCGATCACCCGGTTGCGGCCGAGATTCTTGGATCGGTACAGGACGTCGTCCGCCGCGCGCAGCAGGTCCTGCACGTCGGCGAAGCGCTCGTAGCCGCCCTGGGTGGCCACGCCGGCCGAGAAGGTGACGAACAGCGGGCCGCCTTCCAGCTCGGCCATCGGCGTGGCGACGATGTTGGCCAGCACCCGGCGGATCACGTCCAGTGCCACGGTTTCGCTGGTATTGGGCAGCAGTGCGACGAATTCCTCGCCACCGAAACGGGCCACGGTGTCGCTGTTGCGCAGTTGGCCCTGCAGCTTGCCGGCGAAGGCGCGCAGCACCTCATCACCGGTCAGGTGGCCATGCGCGTCGTTGATCTTCTTGAAATCGTCCAGGTCGATGAACGCCACCGACAGCGGCCAGCCCTGGCGGCCGGCACGCAGGAACTCCTGCTCGAGCACCGCTTCCAGCTGGCGGCGGTTGAGCACGCCGGTCAGCGCGTCGCGATGGGCCTGGTCGGCCAGGCGCTTGGCCCGGGCTTCGAATTCGTCGGCGCGGCGGCGCGCCTGGTCGGCATCCTGCAGTTCGCGCAGGTTGCGCAGGGTGGCCAGCTCCTGTGCGTGGTCGATCAGTTCACGCACACGCGAAGGCGAGTTCAGCCCAGCCTCGAACAGGCTGGCGATGTCCGGCAGGGCCTCGCTGATGCGGGCGAGCACCTGGTCGAAGCGGGCGCTGTCCAGTTCCAGCTGGTCGTGCACCTGCTGCAGGGCGCGTTCGCGGGCGGTGTCGGCATCCTCGTCCAGCCAGATGTCGGCGACGGCGCCGGACAGTTGCACGCAGGCCTGGAAGGGCGATTCGACCGCGTCCTGGTCCTCGCTGTGGCTGATGCTCTCCACCAGATAGCGCGGCAGGCCCCATTGCTCGGCCACCCAGGCGCCGACGTCGGCATGGCTGCAGCCCAGTTCCTCGCGCTCGCGCGCGACCAGGTCGGTGTTGTCGCGCGCTTCGCGCAGCAGGGGCAGGTAGCGTTCCGATTCGGCCTGGGCCAGGCACAGCACGCCCAGGTCCTGCAGCAGGCCGGCCAGCATCAGTTCTTCCAGGCGGCGCAGGCCGCGGGCCTGTCCCAGTTGGCTGGCGGCCAGGGCGCTGAGGATGCTGCGCTTCCAGGCGCGCTGGCGCAGGTCGTGATCCTCGCCACTGCCGCCGGTCAGGCCCTGGGTGACGGTGAAGCCGAGGGCCAGGCTGATCGTGGCGTTCAGGCCGAGCATGGTCAGCGCCTGGCCGAGGTTCTCGATCCGGCGCCGGCTGGCGTACAGGGGGGAATTGGCGATGCGCAGCATGCGAGCGCTCAACGCCATGTCGATGGCGATGATGTCGGCGGCGGTGGCGATGTCCGCTTCCGGGTCCTGGGCCAGTTCGATGATGCGCAGGGCAATACCGGGTGGCGAAGGCAGGTTGCGGCAGAGCGCCAGGGCAGCTGTCAGCTCGGGAGGCATGTCGGGTCGTTCAATTCCATTGGGACAAGAATACCTAGGAATGCATCACAGTCCGCAATTTTCGTTCCTGCTAAATGACTGCGGTTTCCCTGCGCCGAGTATCGGCTTGATTGGTGCGCAACGCAAAGGTCCCTGGGCGCCGGTGTCGGTGTGCGCACCAACGGTGCGCACCCACGGGTGCAGTGGGCATAAAAAAAGAGCCGCGGTTTCCCGCGGCTCTTCTGGTCGCTTCACAGCCGGAGGGCTGGAATCAGACCTGCATCGCCTTGGCGACTTCGGCGGCGTAGTCTTCCACCACCTTCTCGATGCCTTCGCCCACGATCAGCAGCTTGAAGCCCGCCACGTCGGCGCCGGCGGCCTTGACCACCTGCTCGACGGTGGTATCGCCCAGCACGTAGGTCTGGCCGTACAGGGTCACGTCGCTGACGATCTTGTTGATCTTGCCGCTGATGATCTTTTCCAGGATGTCGGCCGGCTTGGACTTGTCCTTCTCGGACATCTTCGCCAGTTCGATTTCCTTTTCCTTCTCGACGAACTCGGCCGGCACATCGGCAGCCTTGTTGTGCGGCGGCTTCAGCGCGGCCACGTGCATGGCCAGGCCACGGGCCAGCTCGACGTCGCCGCCGACCAGGTCGACCAGCACGCCGACCTTGCCGTTGGTGTGGACGTAGGCGCCGATGGTGTTGTTGCCATCCACCTTCACCATGCGACGGATCTGGATGTTCTCACCCAGGGTCTGCACGGCGGTGGCGCGGGCTTCTTCAACGGTGCGGCCGTCGGCCAGCTTGGCAGCCTTCACGGCTTCGACGTCGTTGGCGCCCGATGCCAGGGCAGCAGCGGCGACGGCGTTGACGAAGGACTTGAAGTTGTCGTCGTTGGCGACGAAGTCGGTTTCCGAGTTGACTTCGACCAGCACGGCCTTGCCGCCATCCTGGGCCAGGCCCAGACGGCCTTCGGCAGCCACGCGGTCAGCCTTCTTGTCGGCCTTGGCAGCGCCGGACTTGCGCATGGCTTCAGCAGCGGCGTTGATGTCGCCGTTGGCTTCGGTGAGCGCCTTCTTGCATTCCATCATGCCGGCGCCGGTGCGCTCGCGCAGTTCCTTGACCAGGGAAGCAGTGATTTCCACGGGATTACCTCACGAAAGAAAGGGGTTGGGCCGGCATGGTGGCCGGCCCGTGTGACACGGTCCTGTCACGCGCCAAGGGCTGCGCGCAGGGAGGGTGGACGCCGGGCGTCCACCCCGGGGCCTGGATCAGGCCTGGGCGTCGTCGCCCTTCTTGGCGGCCTTCTTCGCCGGAGCGCGGCGAGCCGGCTTGTCTTCGCCTTCAGCAGCGGCTTCAGCGAACTCTTCCTCACGCACCGAGGCGGCGTGCGGAGCAGCAGCCTTGCCTTCCAGCACGGCGTCGGCCGCAGCGCGGGCGTACAGCTGCACGGCGCGGATGGCGTCGTCGTTGCCCGGGATGGCGTAATCAACCAGTTCCGGGTTGTAGTTGGTGTCGACCACGGCGATGACCGGGATGCCCAGCTTCTTGGCTTCCTTGATCGCGATGTCTTCGTGGCCGATGTCGATCACGAAGATGGCGTCCGGCAGGCGGTTCATGTCCTTGATGCCGCCCAGCGAGGCTTCCAGCTTGTCGCGCTCGCGACGCAGGCCCAGCACTTCGTGCTTGACCAGCTTCTCGAAGGTGCCGTCGGTTTCACCGGCTTCCAATTCCTTCAGGCGGGCAACCGACTGCTTGACGGTACGGAAGTTGGTCAGGGTGCCGCCCAGCCAACGCTGGTTCATGAACGGCATGCCGCAACGCTCGGCTTCTTCCTTGATGGTTTCGCGGGCGCTGCGCTTGGTGCCCAGGAACAGGACGGTGCCGCGCTTCTGGGCCACCGACGAGATGAAGTTCATCGCGTCGTTGAACAGCGGGACGGTCTTTTCCAGGTTGATGATGTGGATCTTGCCGCGGGCGCCGAAGATGTACGGAGCCATCTTCGGGTTCCAGTAGCGGGTCTGGTGGCCGAAGTGGACGCCGGCTTCCAGCATCTGACGCATGGTGACCTGGGGCATTGCAATACTCCTGATATGGAACCAGCGATTCCGCCCGCGGGGATAGGTGTGCGGGACGCGTGGAAGCGCGATCGGTTCCGGGGTTGGGCTTCCCTGTTGCCTCCGTGGCCGAACTCCTCGCGGAGCACCCCGGCACGGATGGGGGCAGCAGGTGTGGATTCACCGGTGACGTCCGGTGTGGACGGGTCCCGCGCACGCAGGCGGCAGGAATCCGGTCGATTATAGCCCGCCCGGTGCGCTCGCTGCAATTGCCGGGTCCGGCGTGGATAGCTCGACCACGCGGCCGTCCTGCAGGCGGGCCTGGAAATGGCCGCCGGCATAGCCGTGGGCATGGGGGGGCAGGGCCCAATGGCGCTCCTGGCCTGCCAGCACATAGCCGGCCAGGCCGGGCAGCAGTACGAGGCGCCGGCCATCGTCGGCAACGAAGGCGAGGTCGTGCAGGCGGGCGTGCAGGGTACCCGTGTTGGTCAGTCGCAGGGTGGGGTGCGACGGTTCGGGGTCGACCTCGGACCGTAGCTGCGGCTGCGCCAGCGGCGCGGCATGTCCCCGGAACAGGGGCAGCGAGTAGCGCGGCAGGCCAGGCGCGCTGGGCGCGAGCACGACCCGGTAGGCCCGTTCGCTGGCCGCGGGAGACGGCAGGCGCGGCAGCAGCCAGATGCGCTGGCGGGCGCCCGCTGGCAGGTCCAGCTGGACCGGGCTGGCCACGATCTGGTCGCTGGGGCGCAGTCGCTCGGCGTCCGCCTGCTGCTCCCAGGCCAGGATCCTCACCTGGCCCTGCCAGCGACCCGGGCCGGGGTTGTACAGCCACAGCGCGGTATGGCCGCCCTCGGCTGGCAGCTGCAGCGTAGTCGGCAGCAGGTCCAGCGCCGCGGCCGACGGCGCCAGCAGCAGCGCCAGCAGGGCCAGCAGCGTGCGCATCAGTAGATGACGGTCACGGCAGGTGCTGCGTCGTCGTCCGCTGCCGGCGGAGCAAGGTCGCGGACCTGGGGTGGCAGCCGCGGTGCGTCGCTGCGCTGATGCGGGGATGGGCAGTGGTCGCCGCCGGTATCACCGCTGCAGGCCTCGACCACGGTCAGCCGGATCTGCACGGCACTGCTGCTGGGGTCGGCCCACGCGGCCGTACTGGCGACCAGCATCGCCCCGGTCAGAAATGCGCGAACCACCTGCCATCCCGTGTGTCGAAAGACTCGTTGCGCGGTATCGGCCGGATCGGCCGGAACTGTAGAGTCGAGCTTGCTCGACTGCGCCATCTGCCCGGTGGGGGCCGACCGCAGGTCGGCACGCGCGTCAATAGGTGATCGTCACCTGCACCAGATCGTTGTAGGTGCCGGCAGGGGGCTGGCCGGTGACCGGCGGCACCCGGCCATAGATGGTCAGCTGCTGCGCGCTGCCACTTCCGGTGCCGCCAACGGTATCAACGTTGAGGGTGTTGCCCCAGCGCAGGCTGCGCGCCGCATCGCGGTACAGCTCATAGGTGAGGTAGTAGGTGCCGGTGCCAAGGGTGGTGGCCATGCGCCGCGTGCTGGTGGCGGCGGGGTTGTTCTGGCCGTTGTTCAGGCTGATCTGGTAGGCGGTGTTCTTCAGGCAGGTCAGGGTCAGCGTGGCGGTCTGGTCGATGTTGGCGGGAATGCCGCCGGTGACGTTGCCGAAGTTCATGTTGGTGGTGACATAGCTGCCGCACTGCGGCAGCACGTTGGCGGTGGCGGTGAAGCTGAACGCGGCGCTGGCGCTGTTGGTGCCGGTGGCGCCGCCATTGCAGGTGGCCGGCACGGTGGCGGTGCCGAGCAGCACTTCGTTCCAGGCCCAGGTCAGGACCACGCTGGCGCCGCTGAAGGTACTGCTGTACGCGCCCGAGGCCAGGATCTGATTGGCCGGGATCTGTGCGAACAGCTGCGTGGCCTGCGTGCCGTTGCCGCCGGTCAGGGGCACGTTGTAGGTCAAGGTCAGTTCCTGCGCGGGCGGCGTGCCGCGCGGGGTCAAGCCGGTCACCTGGCTGAAGTTGGAGGTGTTGTAGAGCTGGAAATTCATGCTGTCGCTGGTGCCGGTCTTCATCGTCCGCCAGCTGGCGCTGCTGCCGCCACCGCTGCCGGCACCGATGCCCACGCACACCCGCACCCCGGTGGTGGCCAGCAGGCTCAGCGCGGAGGTGGTGCAGTTCACCGTGATGTTGAGCGTGCCCGTGGTTGCGCCCGGCGCATTGCTGTTGACGTTGCCGAAGGGCAGTGTCGGGTCGGCGATGGCCGTGCAGACCGCGATGGCGCGCGCCGGTGCCGCGGCCAGCAGCCCAGCCACCAGCAGCAGGCCAAGCAGCAGCATTCTCATGGCGCCACCTCCGGGATGCAGTGCAGCGGTGCCGGCTGCGGCCGGGCGCCGGACGCCACCACCCTGGGCAGGTCGGGCACCTTCAGCCGGCACTGGCCGCGGCTGGTGGTGACGTACAGCATGCTGCCGGCGGCCACATCCTCGAGGTAGAGCAGGCCGTCATAGCCAACCGTCGCCTGGCGGCCATCGGGCAGCTGCACTTCGCTGCCGACCTCCAGTGGTTGGCCGTCCATGCCCAGCAGGGTCAGGCTCAGCGAGGGCCGCGATCGCAGCTGGAACGTGACCCGGGTGCCCGCGCGCTGGCGCGGCGTCACCCAGTCCTCGATGCGGTCGGCGCGCATGTCCTCGGGCAGGTCGAGGGTGTCGATCGAGACCCGGTTGCGCTGCCACGACAGCAGCGGGCTGACCAGCAGCAGGCCGCGATCATCGGTGACGCCGATCAGGCGGTTCTCCAGTCGTACCGGCACGCCGCCGACGCCGTTGGTGCTGATCACCGCGAACGCGTCGGAGACCTCGCGGGTGGCGAAGGCGTGCCCGCCCATCCAGACCAGGCTGCCGCTGGCACTGGCGTAGGCATAGTTGAGGCCGCCCTGGCGCGATGCACCGAACGAGTAGCGGCCGACGTCGTTGAGGATGCCGACCTCGGCCAGGCCACCATTGCCGTCTTCGCCATGACGGACCTGGGCGCGCCAGCCGACACCGCCGGCACTGCCATCGCCCGGCACGGGCTGGGTGACGTCGGCCACCCAGCTCTGGCTGTCGCCATTGCGCTGGCTGGACAGGCTGGCCTGGCGGTTGTTGCCGAGACTGGCGGTGACCGACAGATAGATGCTGCGGTCGTCGCTCTGGTCCAGGTTCTGGTTCACCGACAGGTAGGCCGACCAGCGCTGGCTCCAGGTGCGCGACCAGAACAGGCTGGCGTAGCGGTTGTCCTCGCCATCGGGATAGCGCAGGCGCAGGTAGCTGGCGCTGAGCGTGCCCAGCCGCAGCAGATCCATGCCGACCGTGGCCTGTTCGCTGATGCTCGGCGGCAGGTTGCCCTGCAGCGCGCCCAGATCGCGGTAGTCGCCGTGGCTGCGCACGCTGCGCAGGTTGACGTTGAGGCGGCGGTTGTTCCAGCTGTAGCCCAGCGCCCATTGCCCGCCCTGCAGGCCGTGGTAGTCGCTGTGCGCGTAGGCGGCATTGAACACGCCGGCACTGCCGAGCAGCCACCAGCCGCCGAGGCCGGCCTGGGCCAGGCCACCGCCGCCTTCGGCATGTGCTTCGCCGGTGAATGCATCGCTGACGCCGCCGCGCCAGCTGGCGCTGGCAACCGTGCGGTCGTCGTAGGCGAACGAGCGCTGGCCGAAGTCTTCGCGCAGATGGCCAACGCCCAGCGACCAGTCCGACAACCCCTTGGCCAGCAGCTGCTGGGTGCCATAGAAGCTGAAATCCAGCGTCTGCATGCGGCCGAACGCATCGGTCACCACCACCTGCGCGCTGCCGGTACCGCTGATGCCGGGTTGCGCGGCCAGCTGGAACGGGCCGACCGG from the Stenotrophomonas maltophilia genome contains:
- the frr gene encoding ribosome recycling factor, with amino-acid sequence MLNDIKNNAQTRMAKSIDALKHTLTSIRTGRATPALLDRVTVNAYGNASTPLNQVASISNADAHSLLVTPFDKSMIKEIEKGLYNHEFTPNTLGAAIRINMPPPTEERRKELAKQVQKEGEGAKIAIRNIRQDANKEIAKLVKDKAISEDEKKRGEDDIQKLTDANIKDVDKVVADKEKELLSV
- the pyrH gene encoding UMP kinase, yielding MSKLAYRRILLKLSGEALMGDEDYGIDPKIINRLAREVIEAQQAGAEVALVIGGGNIFRGAGLAAGGMDRVTGDQMGMLATVINALAMQDALEKLGAKARVMSAIKINDVCEDYIRRRAIRHLEKGRLVIFAAGVGSPFFTTDSGAALRAIEIGADLLLKATKVDGVYDKDPNKHSDAVRFDSLSYDEVIRRGLEVMDTAAFALARDSDLPMRVFDMGQPGELLKILNGENIGTLVQGRDQA
- a CDS encoding sensor domain-containing diguanylate cyclase, translated to MPPELTAALALCRNLPSPPGIALRIIELAQDPEADIATAADIIAIDMALSARMLRIANSPLYASRRRIENLGQALTMLGLNATISLALGFTVTQGLTGGSGEDHDLRQRAWKRSILSALAASQLGQARGLRRLEELMLAGLLQDLGVLCLAQAESERYLPLLREARDNTDLVAREREELGCSHADVGAWVAEQWGLPRYLVESISHSEDQDAVESPFQACVQLSGAVADIWLDEDADTARERALQQVHDQLELDSARFDQVLARISEALPDIASLFEAGLNSPSRVRELIDHAQELATLRNLRELQDADQARRRADEFEARAKRLADQAHRDALTGVLNRRQLEAVLEQEFLRAGRQGWPLSVAFIDLDDFKKINDAHGHLTGDEVLRAFAGKLQGQLRNSDTVARFGGEEFVALLPNTSETVALDVIRRVLANIVATPMAELEGGPLFVTFSAGVATQGGYERFADVQDLLRAADDVLYRSKNLGRNRVIARSPGALGHDELSATAGAELG
- the tsf gene encoding translation elongation factor Ts gives rise to the protein MEITASLVKELRERTGAGMMECKKALTEANGDINAAAEAMRKSGAAKADKKADRVAAEGRLGLAQDGGKAVLVEVNSETDFVANDDNFKSFVNAVAAAALASGANDVEAVKAAKLADGRTVEEARATAVQTLGENIQIRRMVKVDGNNTIGAYVHTNGKVGVLVDLVGGDVELARGLAMHVAALKPPHNKAADVPAEFVEKEKEIELAKMSEKDKSKPADILEKIISGKINKIVSDVTLYGQTYVLGDTTVEQVVKAAGADVAGFKLLIVGEGIEKVVEDYAAEVAKAMQV
- the rpsB gene encoding 30S ribosomal protein S2, giving the protein MPQVTMRQMLEAGVHFGHQTRYWNPKMAPYIFGARGKIHIINLEKTVPLFNDAMNFISSVAQKRGTVLFLGTKRSARETIKEEAERCGMPFMNQRWLGGTLTNFRTVKQSVARLKELEAGETDGTFEKLVKHEVLGLRRERDKLEASLGGIKDMNRLPDAIFVIDIGHEDIAIKEAKKLGIPVIAVVDTNYNPELVDYAIPGNDDAIRAVQLYARAAADAVLEGKAAAPHAASVREEEFAEAAAEGEDKPARRAPAKKAAKKGDDAQA
- a CDS encoding fimbrial biogenesis chaperone: MRTLLALLALLLAPSAAALDLLPTTLQLPAEGGHTALWLYNPGPGRWQGQVRILAWEQQADAERLRPSDQIVASPVQLDLPAGARQRIWLLPRLPSPAASERAYRVVLAPSAPGLPRYSLPLFRGHAAPLAQPQLRSEVDPEPSHPTLRLTNTGTLHARLHDLAFVADDGRRLVLLPGLAGYVLAGQERHWALPPHAHGYAGGHFQARLQDGRVVELSTPDPAIAASAPGGL
- a CDS encoding Csu type fimbrial protein, with protein sequence MRMLLLGLLLVAGLLAAAPARAIAVCTAIADPTLPFGNVNSNAPGATTGTLNITVNCTTSALSLLATTGVRVCVGIGAGSGGGSSASWRTMKTGTSDSMNFQLYNTSNFSQVTGLTPRGTPPAQELTLTYNVPLTGGNGTQATQLFAQIPANQILASGAYSSTFSGASVVLTWAWNEVLLGTATVPATCNGGATGTNSASAAFSFTATANVLPQCGSYVTTNMNFGNVTGGIPANIDQTATLTLTCLKNTAYQISLNNGQNNPAATSTRRMATTLGTGTYYLTYELYRDAARSLRWGNTLNVDTVGGTGSGSAQQLTIYGRVPPVTGQPPAGTYNDLVQVTITY
- a CDS encoding fimbria/pilus outer membrane usher protein, with amino-acid sequence MGALLAALAPAATEAADVSGAGATGAADVSGVSADAILPPPTPLTASQTLYLDVSLNSTPRGLLPFTDNRGRLQASPEVLRQLGFNASGDAPVYLDQISGAVVRYDAHMQTLALDVPLDQLTLPTTVLSRPQARAPAGSASPGVLFNYDVYGSRVDKLGNLSLSSELRLFGIGNGTFENTAISRRYQQPSDRRWRGESVRLDTRWSLDFPDQAMTLEVGDFYSGFVDWTRPVRLGGLQIGRNYGLQPYRVLTPTPSFLGQAVVPSTVELYVDGLRQYSGQVPVGPFQLAAQPGISGTGSAQVVVTDAFGRMQTLDFSFYGTQQLLAKGLSDWSLGVGHLREDFGQRSFAYDDRTVASASWRGGVSDAFTGEAHAEGGGGLAQAGLGGWWLLGSAGVFNAAYAHSDYHGLQGGQWALGYSWNNRRLNVNLRSVRSHGDYRDLGALQGNLPPSISEQATVGMDLLRLGTLSASYLRLRYPDGEDNRYASLFWSRTWSQRWSAYLSVNQNLDQSDDRSIYLSVTASLGNNRQASLSSQRNGDSQSWVADVTQPVPGDGSAGGVGWRAQVRHGEDGNGGLAEVGILNDVGRYSFGASRQGGLNYAYASASGSLVWMGGHAFATREVSDAFAVISTNGVGGVPVRLENRLIGVTDDRGLLLVSPLLSWQRNRVSIDTLDLPEDMRADRIEDWVTPRQRAGTRVTFQLRSRPSLSLTLLGMDGQPLEVGSEVQLPDGRQATVGYDGLLYLEDVAAGSMLYVTTSRGQCRLKVPDLPRVVASGARPQPAPLHCIPEVAP